In Geminocystis sp. NIES-3709, a single genomic region encodes these proteins:
- a CDS encoding methyltransferase domain-containing protein, whose protein sequence is MLSGEYKIENLLGNIIYLRSTVIQLKTSDKMLENWYLENLVCPQDKTELRYSNNCLVSKSGHHYPIINGIPIMLLDNVKQTIELAHHSLKSFNNNEDEDPYFINTLGISDQEKERLRQHIGSKKELKDFVVDPIVQFLIAATNGILYKDSIGTLTHYPIPNLRLPKVDGEQKQLLDIGCSWGRWCISGSQKKYICIGIDPSLGAVLAGQRIAQKLGLNIKFVVGDARYLPFKESIFDQVFCYSVIQHFSKNDAKQTLTEINRVLKVNGQSLIQMPNRWGIRSLQHQIKRGFKEGESFDVRYWGIKELNDCFTKEIGESQIDIDGFFGLGIQKSDLNLLHQKYRIVVRISETLRSLSQVIPSLKYIADSVYIKSIKQS, encoded by the coding sequence TTGTTGAGTGGTGAATATAAAATCGAAAATCTTTTAGGCAATATCATTTATTTACGATCGACTGTTATTCAATTAAAAACTAGCGATAAAATGCTTGAAAATTGGTATTTAGAAAATTTAGTTTGCCCTCAAGATAAGACAGAACTTCGCTATTCTAATAATTGCTTAGTATCAAAATCAGGTCATCACTATCCAATTATTAATGGCATTCCCATTATGCTATTAGATAATGTAAAACAGACCATAGAATTAGCTCATCACTCCTTAAAAAGTTTTAATAATAATGAAGATGAAGATCCTTATTTTATTAACACTTTAGGTATAAGTGATCAAGAAAAAGAGCGCCTTAGACAACATATTGGATCAAAAAAAGAGCTAAAAGATTTTGTAGTAGATCCGATCGTGCAATTTTTGATAGCCGCTACGAATGGTATTCTTTATAAGGATAGTATCGGCACGTTAACTCACTATCCTATCCCTAACCTAAGATTACCAAAAGTGGATGGAGAACAAAAACAATTACTTGATATTGGTTGTAGTTGGGGAAGATGGTGTATTAGTGGTAGTCAAAAAAAATATATTTGTATTGGAATCGATCCATCTTTAGGCGCTGTTTTAGCCGGACAACGAATTGCTCAAAAATTAGGCTTAAATATTAAATTTGTTGTGGGAGATGCTCGTTATTTACCTTTTAAAGAATCAATATTTGATCAAGTTTTTTGTTATAGTGTCATTCAACATTTTAGTAAAAATGACGCTAAACAAACTCTAACAGAAATTAATCGAGTGTTAAAAGTAAATGGTCAAAGTTTAATTCAAATGCCTAACCGTTGGGGTATTCGCTCTTTACAACATCAAATTAAAAGAGGTTTTAAAGAAGGAGAAAGTTTTGATGTTAGATACTGGGGAATAAAAGAGTTGAATGATTGTTTTACGAAGGAGATAGGAGAGTCTCAAATTGATATTGATGGTTTTTTTGGTTTGGGTATTCAAAAATCAGATCTGAATTTATTACATCAGAAATATAGAATAGTTGTTAGAATTTCTGAAACTTTAAGAAGTTTAAGTCAAGTAATACCCTCATTAAAGTATATTGCTGATAGTGTTTACATTAAATCAATTAAACAATCTTAA
- the asnB gene encoding asparagine synthase (glutamine-hydrolyzing) — protein sequence MCGIGGILTEYTLSRSIENLITKVRSSLIHRGPDDQGIYISPEKNVALAHTRLSILDLSSAGHQPMTMENQRYWITFNGEIYNFQELRSQLQKQGETFKSHTDTEVILKLYKNKGKDCLHYLRGMFAFAIWDNQEKTCFIARDPLGIKPLYYWQDGSNLIFASELKAILGTKLPSKNISVEGIYSYLTRGSVAEPYTMIEGIKCLEAGHWLQWRSGNLHKESYWNIEFKSEITSPSEAQEIVRQALIDSIKHHFVSDVPVGIFLSGGIDSTSLLALARTIQTGTINTYSIAFTEEEYNEGDLASKIAQKFDSKHHEYKITSSIAKKILPNFLQAIDQPTIDGFNTFCVSQVANNDRTKVVLSGLGGDELFGGYSSFQKIPQMIKIGQKIDKLSYLKRLSAYILSNFKDPRYLRLGDFLGSNSSTFSAYQCFRGIFAHQEAITILNYYLGNDRVIEREKPSLISQATLEDEVSYLEITRYMRNQLLRDSDVMSMAHGLELRVPLVDRVLLEKISNITSNLRLAQKKQLLINAIPELPQWVVNRPKRGFTFPFQRWIDNEWKDYFSSLNLPKDINLKLWYRRWSLMILDHWLQQIN from the coding sequence ATGTGTGGAATTGGTGGCATTTTAACAGAATATACCTTAAGTCGATCGATAGAAAATTTAATTACAAAAGTTCGATCGAGTTTAATACATCGTGGCCCCGATGATCAAGGTATTTATATTTCTCCTGAAAAAAATGTTGCATTAGCCCATACTCGCCTTTCCATTTTAGATCTCAGTAGTGCAGGACATCAACCCATGACGATGGAAAATCAACGTTATTGGATTACTTTTAATGGAGAAATTTATAACTTTCAGGAACTACGATCGCAGTTACAAAAACAGGGAGAAACTTTTAAATCTCACACCGATACAGAAGTAATTTTAAAATTATATAAAAACAAGGGAAAAGATTGTCTTCATTATTTGCGCGGAATGTTTGCCTTTGCTATTTGGGATAATCAGGAAAAAACCTGTTTTATAGCCCGTGATCCTTTAGGGATAAAACCTTTATATTATTGGCAAGATGGTAGTAATTTAATTTTCGCCTCAGAATTAAAAGCTATTTTAGGAACGAAATTACCAAGTAAAAACATTTCTGTTGAAGGAATATATAGTTATTTAACTAGGGGTAGTGTTGCTGAACCTTATACCATGATAGAAGGAATCAAATGCTTAGAGGCAGGGCATTGGTTACAGTGGCGATCGGGAAATTTACACAAAGAATCTTATTGGAATATTGAGTTTAAATCAGAAATAACCTCACCTTCAGAAGCTCAAGAAATAGTCCGTCAAGCATTAATTGACTCTATTAAACATCATTTTGTTAGTGATGTACCTGTGGGAATTTTTTTGAGTGGAGGCATTGATTCTACTTCATTATTAGCTTTAGCAAGAACCATTCAAACAGGTACAATTAATACTTATTCCATCGCCTTTACTGAAGAAGAATATAACGAGGGTGATTTAGCTAGTAAAATTGCCCAAAAATTTGATAGTAAACATCATGAATATAAAATAACTTCATCCATCGCAAAAAAAATATTACCAAATTTTTTACAAGCCATTGATCAACCTACCATCGATGGGTTTAATACTTTTTGTGTTTCTCAAGTAGCTAATAACGATCGAACTAAAGTTGTATTATCAGGGTTAGGGGGAGATGAGTTATTTGGCGGTTATAGTTCATTTCAAAAAATCCCCCAGATGATTAAAATAGGGCAAAAAATAGATAAATTAAGCTATTTAAAACGATTGTCAGCTTATATTCTAAGTAATTTTAAAGATCCCCGTTATCTTCGTTTAGGAGATTTTTTAGGTTCAAATTCTTCAACATTCTCTGCTTATCAATGTTTTCGAGGAATATTTGCCCATCAGGAAGCCATAACTATTTTAAATTATTATTTAGGTAACGATCGAGTAATAGAAAGAGAAAAACCTTCATTGATTTCTCAAGCAACTTTAGAAGATGAAGTTAGCTACTTAGAAATTACCCGTTATATGCGTAATCAACTTTTACGGGATAGTGATGTAATGAGTATGGCTCACGGATTAGAATTAAGAGTACCATTAGTCGATCGAGTTTTATTAGAAAAAATATCTAATATTACAAGTAACTTACGATTAGCACAAAAAAAACAATTATTAATTAATGCTATTCCTGAGTTACCCCAATGGGTTGTAAATCGCCCGAAACGGGGTTTTACTTTTCCTTTTCAACGGTGGATAGATAATGAATGGAAAGACTATTTTTCCTCTCTTAATTTACCGAAAGATATTAATTTAAAATTATGGTATCGTCGTTGGAGTTTAATGATTTTAGATCATTGGTTACAACAAATTAATTAA
- the ftsH gene encoding ATP-dependent zinc metalloprotease FtsH has product MLRIMASSLLLLQTLFVGNIALAQQKKESFNYSDLLRSIETGEVRKITIDPATNIANVYLKKETDNKAEQVKLFNQNPELIAKIRSKKIDFAVESSAASSAAVINLMQIGLLLLLIFGLFLLIKRSASTAAGAMNFGKSRARFQMEAATGVEFKDVAGIEEAKEELQEVVIFLKTPDKFTAVGAKIPRGVLLVGPPGTGKTLLAKAIAGEAQVPFFSISGSEFVEMFVGVGASRVRDLFRKAKENAPCLVFIDEIDAVGRQRGAGIGGGNDEREQTLNQLLTEMDGFEGNTGIIVIAATNRPDVLDSALLRPGRFDRQVIVDYPDMKGRLGILEVHGANKKIDPQVSLETIAQRTPGFSGADLANLLNEAAILTVRRRKEAITMAEIDAAIDRVIAGMEGTPLVDGKSKRLIAYHEIGHGIVGTLTKGHDPVEKVTLIPRGQARGLTWFTPDEEQGLVSRTQLFARITGLLGGRAAEDVIFGEAEITTGAGNDIERVTSLTRQMVTKFGMSDLGPIALEDDNQPIFLGNDSVNRSDYSQEIAEKIDKQIRSIVFQCYQNAKQIIQENRPVIDMLVDLLIEKETIDGDSFREIVNNYTSKSLEIAR; this is encoded by the coding sequence ATGCTTCGTATTATGGCGAGTAGTTTGTTGTTGTTACAAACTTTATTCGTAGGTAACATAGCTTTGGCACAACAGAAAAAAGAATCATTCAACTACTCAGATTTACTTAGAAGTATTGAAACAGGAGAAGTTCGCAAAATTACGATCGATCCTGCCACCAATATCGCTAATGTGTATTTAAAGAAAGAAACAGACAATAAAGCGGAACAAGTTAAGCTATTTAATCAAAATCCCGAATTAATCGCCAAAATTAGGTCAAAAAAAATTGATTTTGCCGTAGAATCTTCCGCCGCTAGTAGTGCCGCCGTGATCAATTTAATGCAGATAGGATTATTACTTTTATTGATTTTTGGCTTATTTCTCTTAATTAAACGCTCTGCTAGTACCGCCGCCGGAGCAATGAATTTCGGCAAATCTCGAGCAAGATTTCAAATGGAAGCAGCCACTGGAGTTGAATTTAAAGATGTGGCAGGTATCGAAGAAGCGAAAGAAGAATTACAGGAAGTAGTTATTTTTCTGAAAACTCCCGATAAATTTACTGCCGTTGGTGCTAAAATTCCCAGAGGCGTTTTATTAGTAGGTCCTCCCGGTACAGGTAAAACCCTTTTAGCTAAAGCGATCGCCGGTGAAGCACAAGTTCCCTTTTTTAGTATTTCTGGGTCTGAATTTGTAGAGATGTTCGTAGGAGTTGGTGCTTCAAGAGTGCGAGATTTATTTCGTAAAGCTAAAGAAAATGCACCTTGTCTTGTTTTTATTGATGAAATTGATGCTGTGGGACGACAAAGAGGTGCTGGAATTGGTGGAGGTAATGACGAGAGAGAACAAACCCTCAACCAATTGCTTACGGAAATGGATGGTTTTGAGGGCAATACGGGCATTATTGTTATTGCGGCAACTAATCGTCCTGATGTCTTGGATAGTGCCTTATTACGCCCGGGAAGGTTCGATCGACAAGTTATTGTGGATTATCCTGATATGAAAGGACGCTTAGGTATTCTTGAAGTACATGGTGCTAATAAAAAAATTGATCCCCAAGTATCTTTAGAAACCATAGCCCAACGTACCCCTGGATTTTCAGGGGCAGATTTAGCTAACTTACTCAATGAAGCAGCCATTTTAACCGTCAGACGAAGAAAAGAAGCCATCACCATGGCAGAAATTGATGCCGCCATCGATCGAGTAATTGCAGGAATGGAAGGCACACCTCTAGTTGACGGCAAAAGTAAAAGACTAATCGCCTATCATGAAATTGGTCATGGTATTGTCGGGACATTAACAAAAGGTCATGATCCCGTGGAAAAAGTAACTTTAATTCCCAGAGGACAAGCCAGAGGCTTAACATGGTTTACTCCTGATGAAGAACAGGGCTTAGTTTCCAGAACTCAATTATTCGCCCGTATTACAGGATTACTCGGTGGACGGGCGGCCGAAGATGTAATTTTTGGAGAAGCAGAAATAACTACTGGTGCAGGAAATGACATCGAAAGAGTGACATCTTTAACCCGTCAAATGGTGACAAAATTTGGAATGTCTGATTTAGGCCCTATTGCCTTAGAAGACGATAATCAGCCTATTTTCTTAGGAAATGACTCCGTTAATCGTTCTGATTATTCTCAAGAAATAGCTGAAAAAATTGATAAACAAATTCGATCGATCGTTTTTCAATGTTATCAAAATGCTAAACAAATTATTCAAGAAAATCGCCCTGTAATTGATATGTTAGTAGATTTATTAATAGAAAAAGAAACCATCGACGGGGATTCATTTAGAGAAATAGTCAATAATTACACATCTAAATCTTTAGAAATAGCTCGGTAA
- a CDS encoding glycosyltransferase encodes MKILHVIPSVSFVRGGPSKAVLEMVKALQDNEIEVEIVTTNDHGDNLLDVPLKQKVIYKKVPVIFFHRFSPNINFIREFAFSLDLTIWLFENINKYDLIHVHAIFSYTSTIAMIIARLKKIPYIVRPLGQLCSWSLTQKAKKKQIYFDLVEKTNLEGSNFVHCTAFQEQQEVKNLGLKINSFVIPLGINSTNLILFAQKKLRQKFNISDNTSIILFLSRIHEKKGLEFLISALAKIDYDYRFIIAGVGDIEYEKKIKLLIEKENINDKTYWVGFVEGEFKNLLLQGSDLFALTSYSENFGIAVLEALEAGLSVIITPEVALSEVIKENNLGYVTDLDIDKIAITIEKALKNQDSLRLIDDREITLSRDRARKFILENYTWDHIAKQLIEVYQQIINTDL; translated from the coding sequence ATGAAAATTCTCCATGTTATTCCTTCCGTTTCGTTTGTAAGAGGTGGCCCTAGTAAAGCAGTTTTAGAAATGGTAAAAGCATTACAAGATAATGAGATTGAAGTAGAAATTGTGACGACTAATGATCATGGAGATAATTTATTAGATGTGCCATTAAAACAGAAAGTAATCTATAAGAAAGTTCCTGTTATTTTTTTTCATCGTTTTTCGCCTAATATTAACTTTATTCGAGAATTTGCTTTTTCTTTGGACTTAACAATTTGGTTATTTGAAAATATTAATAAATATGATTTAATCCATGTTCATGCTATTTTTTCTTATACTTCTACTATCGCAATGATAATTGCTAGATTAAAAAAAATTCCTTATATTGTTAGACCATTAGGACAATTATGTAGTTGGTCTTTGACACAAAAGGCAAAGAAAAAACAAATCTATTTTGACTTAGTAGAAAAAACTAATTTAGAAGGTAGTAATTTTGTTCATTGTACTGCTTTTCAAGAACAACAAGAAGTTAAAAACCTAGGATTAAAAATAAATAGTTTTGTGATTCCTTTAGGAATTAATTCTACTAATTTAATCCTTTTTGCTCAAAAAAAATTACGTCAAAAATTTAATATTTCTGATAACACATCAATAATTTTATTTTTATCCAGAATTCACGAAAAAAAAGGTTTAGAGTTTCTTATATCTGCATTGGCAAAAATTGATTATGATTATCGCTTTATAATTGCCGGAGTTGGTGATATTGAATATGAAAAAAAAATTAAATTATTAATAGAAAAAGAAAATATCAATGATAAAACTTATTGGGTTGGATTTGTAGAAGGAGAATTTAAAAATCTCTTGTTACAAGGTTCAGATTTATTTGCTTTGACTTCCTACTCAGAAAATTTTGGTATCGCTGTTTTAGAAGCCCTAGAAGCAGGATTATCAGTAATTATTACCCCTGAAGTTGCTTTATCGGAAGTAATCAAAGAAAATAATCTAGGTTATGTGACGGATTTAGATATAGATAAAATTGCTATAACGATCGAAAAAGCTCTCAAAAATCAGGATTCTCTAAGATTAATAGACGATCGAGAAATAACACTGTCACGCGATCGAGCTAGAAAATTTATCCTAGAAAATTATACATGGGATCACATCGCAAAACAATTAATTGAGGTTTATCAACAGATAATAAACACTGATTTATAA
- a CDS encoding Uma2 family endonuclease, protein MKLTIEDVDKIQQQNPNFKYELKEGEIIIMSPSDFFSEEVGTNFSSNLRNWVNSRKLGRVTGSSAGFIMPNGDLLAPDVAFVKAEKLKISPRSYAQVIPDLVVEIKSFDRISKLENKLKNFLDFGVKVAILIDPDEHIIKIFRVNKEVEILTDQDTLTIPELLPQWQLKIVDLWPEIFE, encoded by the coding sequence ATGAAACTAACGATCGAAGATGTTGATAAAATACAACAGCAAAATCCCAATTTTAAATATGAACTGAAAGAGGGAGAAATTATTATTATGAGTCCATCAGATTTTTTTTCTGAAGAAGTAGGGACTAACTTTAGTAGTAATTTAAGAAACTGGGTTAATTCTCGTAAACTAGGCAGAGTAACAGGATCATCCGCAGGTTTTATTATGCCTAATGGAGATTTATTAGCTCCTGATGTCGCATTTGTTAAGGCAGAAAAATTGAAGATAAGTCCTCGTAGTTATGCTCAAGTTATACCTGATTTAGTCGTAGAAATAAAATCATTCGATCGAATTAGTAAACTAGAAAATAAACTAAAAAACTTTTTAGATTTTGGAGTAAAAGTCGCAATCTTAATTGATCCTGATGAACATATTATCAAAATTTTTAGAGTAAATAAAGAGGTAGAAATATTAACAGATCAAGATACTTTAACTATTCCTGAATTACTTCCCCAATGGCAATTAAAAATAGTAGATTTGTGGCCTGAAATTTTTGAATAA
- a CDS encoding Dam family site-specific DNA-(adenine-N6)-methyltransferase has product MKNQDKLVKPFLKWAGGKTKILNQICDRFPQELINGQINKYIEGFVGGGAVFLYIAQHYDIQKFLLYDVNPELVLAYQTIKINVDDLIDILDKLETKYLRFNDIEKTQYFYKIRDKFNQEKQIINYKNYDKQWLIRTAELIFLNKTCFNGLFRVNRKGLFNVPFGKHKNPHIFDQSNLINLSKILQKTDIRQGDFQDCKKEVNEQTFVYFDPPYRPLNKTSNFNSYNNNNFDDNEQLRLAQFFKILDKKGAKLMLSNSDPTNEDMLDQFFDEAYSNYNIKRIKAPRFINSKAEKRGEINEILITNY; this is encoded by the coding sequence ATGAAAAATCAAGATAAATTAGTTAAACCTTTTTTAAAATGGGCTGGGGGAAAAACAAAAATACTAAATCAAATATGTGATCGATTTCCTCAAGAGTTAATTAATGGTCAAATAAATAAATATATCGAGGGTTTTGTCGGTGGTGGTGCTGTTTTTTTATATATTGCCCAACATTATGATATTCAAAAATTTTTACTCTATGACGTAAATCCTGAATTGGTATTAGCTTATCAAACTATTAAAATTAATGTAGATGATTTAATTGATATTTTAGATAAATTAGAAACTAAGTATCTAAGATTTAACGATATAGAAAAAACTCAATATTTTTATAAAATAAGAGATAAATTTAACCAAGAAAAACAAATTATTAACTATAAAAACTATGATAAACAATGGTTAATAAGAACTGCGGAATTAATTTTTTTGAATAAAACTTGTTTTAATGGGTTATTTCGAGTAAATAGGAAAGGATTATTTAATGTGCCTTTTGGTAAACATAAAAATCCTCATATATTCGATCAATCAAATCTGATTAATTTAAGTAAAATTTTGCAAAAAACTGACATTAGACAAGGAGACTTTCAGGATTGTAAAAAAGAGGTAAATGAGCAAACTTTTGTCTATTTTGATCCGCCTTATCGTCCTTTAAATAAAACCTCTAATTTTAATAGTTATAATAACAATAATTTTGATGATAATGAACAATTAAGATTAGCACAATTTTTTAAAATATTAGATAAAAAAGGAGCTAAATTAATGTTAAGTAATTCTGATCCTACTAATGAAGATATGCTCGATCAATTTTTTGATGAGGCTTATAGTAACTATAATATAAAAAGAATAAAAGCTCCTCGTTTTATTAATAGTAAAGCAGAAAAAAGAGGAGAAATTAACGAAATTTTAATCACTAATTATTAA